In a single window of the Coffea eugenioides isolate CCC68of chromosome 3, Ceug_1.0, whole genome shotgun sequence genome:
- the LOC113764970 gene encoding F-box/kelch-repeat protein At3g23880: MSWSDVVKFCACPEPETTKPPSTVALPNIPDEIITSHILPRLPIGSLLRFKCACKLWNSVISDPEFSFLNPRSMAVFMSLFDGDSKTHLLYRFLDSDGSIKRVPWMRTKQGYRYENFQLIAGSCDGLLLILLGTDFLLWNPSTRNYCTVLEVKFMYPGVFGCSYNYILCGFCYDSAMDDYKVVLGVGCVYHNHFDSQAAAGEQYVIVAGLKDKLWKEIRFPYRTYETINAVLFNGFLHWRVVDNVEGCYYLRLHLSHKIVAFDPKTDEIQEIPMPRSKNRQEISILGLGILDSCFCMTCWDKETCLSGNFEVFAMKEYGNEESWVPLFDIWNLDTSLNPCPRTLAPLLRMRNGEVLMSMDTGVVFRYNPKTNKFTHFEAKGGGVNNLFWHGCVAIVESFASPKGYGWNEEQHRDVLEQRRIEGHLGPKLEDEDSRDFDSEDHLLDDNLAMDLTQFENFMNYHFEHSFFFI; this comes from the coding sequence ATGTCCTGGAGTGATGTGGTCAAGTTTTGTGCATGTCCAGAACCAGAAACAACCAAACCGCCATCAACAGTAGCCCTTCCTAACATCCCAGACGAAATAATTACCTCTCATATACTTCCTCGACTTCCCATCGGGTCCTTATTAAGATTCAAGTGTGCGTGTAAGCTTTGGAATTCTGTAATATCTGATCCAGAATTTTCCTTCTTGAATCCTAGATCCATGGCAGTTTTTATGTCTTTGTTCGATGGCGACAGCAAAACCCATCTCCTATATCGTTTCTTGGACAGTGATGGCTCCATCAAAAGGGTCCCGTGGATGAGAACGAAGCAAGGATACCGCTacgaaaattttcaattgataGCAGGTTCATGTGATGGTTTGTTGCTAATACTTTTAGGCACTGATTTCCTCTTGTGGAACCCTTCAACAAGGAACTACTGCACAGTTCTAGAGGTAAAGTTTATGTATCCAGGTGTTTTTGGATGCAGCTATAATTATATACTCTGCGGGTTTTGTTATGACTCGGCTATGGACGACTACAAAGTTGTTCTTGGGGTTGGATGTGTATATCATAACCACTTCGATAGTCAGGCTGCTGCTGGTGAGCAGTATGTGATAGTAGCAGGATTGAAGGATAAACTCTGGAAGGAGATTAGATTTCCTTATCGTACATATGAGACCATCAATGCGGTTTTGTTCAACGGTTTTCTGCACTGGAGAGTTGTTGATAACGTTGAGGGTTGCTACTATTTGAGGCTCCATTTATCTCATAAGATTGTTGCTTTCGATCCAAAGACTGATGAAATTCAGGAGATTCCAATGCCTCGGTCAAAGAACAGGCAAGAAATCAGCATACTTGGTCTGGGCATTTTAGACAGCTGCTTCTGTATGACTTGCTGGGATAAGGAAACTTGTCTATCAGGGAATTTTGAAGTGTTTGCAATGAAAGAATATGGCAACGAAGAATCTTGGGTTCCACTTTTTGACATATGGAATTTGGATACGAGCCTGAACCCTTGCCCGAGAACTTTGGCTCCATTATTGCGAATGAGAAACGGTGAAGTGTTAATGTCGATGGATACAGGTGTTGTTTTCAGGTATAATCCTAAAACCAACAAGTTTACCCATTTTGAAGCCAAAGGAGGTGGTGTGAATAATCTATTTTGGCATGGTTGTGTGGCAATTGTGGAGAGTTTTGCTTCGCCTAAAGGCTACGGGTGGAATGAAGAGCAACATCGAGACGTACTAGAGCAAAGGCGAATTGAAGGACATTTAGGCCCTAAATTGGAAGATGAAGATTCAAGGGACTTCGATTCAGAAGACCATTTATTGGATGACAATTTGGCAATGGATTTAACGCAATTTGAGAATTTCATGAATTACCACTTTGagcattcatttttctttatttga